From the Teredinibacter turnerae T7901 genome, one window contains:
- a CDS encoding cyclic peptide export ABC transporter → MKIFKTLTAEAPEKVFVSLLLGVFSGIGYAFLIPLILVSFNGDSAFEVIAPAEGGSSILEIKNAKFALAFFSSCLLIICSRTISQLILTRVAIDATVALRTKYYESILYAPLECLERVGESRLIASITNDIRSVIQGAQLMPDLLISLVTITGMMGFLAYLNIDIFRFICWAIFFGVISFQIPMILAGKLVKKSREKVDDLHESINGVIKGVKELKLSSDKRHYFFKSNLLESESQLKKSSKSALSVMRAAINYGDMMSFFVVGYIAFLFASFNLVSDGELFGAIMVLLYITGPISVIMNALPQIVTSNISLDKVEKIFGDMPKETVLQHNFSFSEFKSIHFKDVRYCYEDLSGGGAFEVGPLSFSIKAGEVIFIVGGNGSGKSTLAKMITAHYRPSAGVINVGLQAVDDKTIVGYRNNIAAIYTDYHLFENILGDTSESFDAFVRELLVRLKLGHAVSYQRGRFSTLKLSDGQRKRLALICALLENKQLYLFDEWAADQDPEFKQVFYHEILPHLRSQGKIVVVISHDERYFSSADRVIELEDGKISKVTVMSIDAPGRSRPNESVADANIL, encoded by the coding sequence ATGAAAATATTCAAAACGCTGACCGCCGAGGCGCCGGAAAAGGTGTTTGTCTCTCTGCTGCTTGGTGTGTTTTCAGGGATAGGCTACGCGTTTTTAATACCACTTATTCTAGTCAGTTTTAATGGGGATTCTGCTTTTGAGGTAATCGCTCCAGCGGAAGGTGGCTCGAGTATACTCGAAATCAAAAATGCCAAGTTTGCTTTGGCATTTTTCAGTTCGTGTCTGCTGATCATTTGTTCCAGAACCATTTCTCAGTTGATACTCACGCGAGTTGCAATTGATGCTACGGTGGCGCTCCGGACCAAATATTACGAATCAATTCTTTACGCTCCACTTGAGTGTTTGGAAAGGGTTGGTGAGTCAAGACTTATCGCATCAATTACTAACGATATTCGTTCGGTGATTCAGGGGGCGCAGCTGATGCCGGACTTGTTGATAAGTCTGGTAACAATCACTGGTATGATGGGTTTTTTAGCGTATCTGAATATCGATATCTTTAGATTTATTTGCTGGGCGATATTTTTTGGAGTGATCAGTTTTCAGATTCCAATGATCCTCGCGGGAAAACTAGTAAAGAAGTCGAGAGAGAAGGTTGATGATCTTCATGAGTCCATCAATGGCGTTATTAAAGGAGTGAAAGAGCTAAAGCTTTCGTCTGATAAACGACATTACTTTTTTAAAAGCAACCTTTTGGAATCGGAGTCGCAGCTAAAGAAATCCAGCAAATCTGCATTGTCTGTTATGCGCGCGGCTATTAATTACGGCGATATGATGAGCTTTTTTGTGGTCGGATATATTGCGTTCCTTTTTGCCAGCTTCAACCTAGTTAGTGATGGCGAATTATTTGGCGCAATAATGGTGTTGCTGTATATAACTGGTCCGATTAGTGTGATTATGAATGCATTGCCGCAAATAGTCACATCAAACATTTCTCTGGATAAAGTTGAAAAAATATTTGGCGATATGCCCAAAGAAACTGTTTTACAGCATAATTTCAGCTTTTCTGAGTTCAAAAGCATTCATTTTAAGGATGTACGTTACTGTTATGAAGATCTGTCAGGGGGCGGTGCATTTGAGGTAGGGCCCTTAAGCTTTTCCATTAAAGCGGGTGAGGTGATCTTTATAGTGGGCGGCAATGGATCGGGTAAGTCAACGCTCGCGAAAATGATAACTGCGCATTACAGGCCATCTGCGGGTGTAATAAATGTTGGTTTGCAGGCTGTGGACGATAAGACCATTGTTGGGTATCGCAACAATATCGCTGCAATTTACACGGATTACCACCTGTTTGAAAATATACTTGGTGACACGAGCGAATCGTTTGATGCGTTTGTTCGTGAATTGTTGGTGCGGCTAAAATTAGGTCATGCGGTGAGTTACCAGAGAGGACGTTTCTCTACGTTGAAATTGTCGGACGGACAAAGGAAAAGACTTGCACTTATATGCGCTTTGCTTGAGAACAAGCAACTCTATCTATTCGACGAGTGGGCTGCCGACCAGGACCCGGAATTTAAGCAAGTCTTTTATCATGAGATCTTGCCTCACCTTCGCTCACAAGGAAAAATTGTAGTAGTCATTAGTCATGATGAAAGATATTTTTCGTCAGCAGATAGAGTAATCGAGCTGGAGGATGGAAAAATATCGAAAGTAACAGTGATGTCTATCGATGCGCCAGGTAGGTCAAGGCCTAACGAGAGTGTTGCAGACGCAAATATATTATAA
- a CDS encoding penicillin acylase family protein: MNAIKVVYKKHPILILFIAFIVLPLVCTLTIFWSLALETLPGDDYAFLSPKVKADVSISRDRHGVAYIDAIWDEDAFFGVGYVHAQDRLWQLELIRRMSRGELSEVLGKSTLGLDLFVRTLGLSQAADSAWQSLNEDSKKALIKYTEGINAWQEQVTHLPIEFRLLGMKPTPWQPKDALCWMKMFGLGLAGNFQKDIRRFAVTQSLDIAKANNLLDIESPIKRLVTHSSMDFGLTELLIGMQELNSISEKWQLSGKNLGSNAWVIGPELTADAHAVLANDPHLSTQIPSQWYALQIHTRRLNVQGMSLVGLPFVMLGSNTNIAWGATNMMADTMDLYFERTSYDAGEKYLSSEGWKPFHEREEIISVRADFPHFLRTPLKPVKLKVRETERGPLISDLFHAFSMPVSLSWTGLQKGDTSFEAFLALQYAENWKQFSNAMKLHVSPAMNMLYIDSNQNIGYRAIGAVPLRRAEVGMFPTEGWLATNAWNGYIPFDEMPSAYNPESSIIVSANNKIVDDDFPYYISNDWAPRFRAQRIETLINNSLDTKGKIDRSDIKQLQLDTRDESARALKGLLEHVTFADDDMQKMADYIVAWDQVADIESVGATAYYTWVRHLKSRLLIDDFKSYWNERELRQQQREFLQELETAELVRLMEDESLDWCDDQSTVTVEACAETVESALRDAYVELKGLLGGDVENWAWGNAHTVEFEHMPFSSVKGLDLLFSRKAVRGGAPDAVNVSGFKFFTDQGYRQKVGATFRQIVSFGNNGGEQEYVIATGQSGNVFSEHYDDMLSSMAKGQFYVFHNKYVGACELRCVRILAGNNNL; this comes from the coding sequence ATGAATGCGATAAAAGTAGTCTACAAAAAACACCCTATCCTTATTCTTTTTATTGCTTTTATTGTACTTCCTTTAGTTTGCACACTTACTATATTTTGGTCTCTAGCGCTGGAGACCTTACCGGGGGATGACTATGCCTTTCTGTCGCCCAAGGTTAAAGCGGATGTTTCTATTTCCAGAGATAGGCACGGTGTTGCTTATATAGATGCTATATGGGATGAGGATGCTTTTTTTGGCGTTGGGTATGTGCATGCCCAGGATCGTCTTTGGCAGCTTGAGCTGATTCGGCGTATGAGCCGGGGAGAGCTTAGCGAAGTGCTGGGCAAGAGTACACTTGGGTTAGACCTTTTCGTACGCACGCTAGGCTTGTCTCAAGCTGCGGATAGTGCGTGGCAGTCTTTAAATGAAGATTCTAAAAAAGCTTTAATCAAGTACACAGAAGGAATTAATGCGTGGCAGGAGCAAGTAACGCATTTGCCGATAGAATTCCGCTTGTTAGGTATGAAGCCAACGCCATGGCAGCCGAAAGATGCCCTTTGCTGGATGAAAATGTTTGGCCTGGGCCTCGCTGGCAATTTTCAAAAAGACATCAGGCGCTTTGCGGTGACTCAATCGCTGGATATCGCTAAGGCCAATAACCTCCTTGATATCGAATCGCCAATAAAAAGGCTTGTCACACACTCATCTATGGATTTTGGTTTGACTGAACTGCTGATAGGGATGCAGGAACTTAACTCCATTTCCGAAAAATGGCAACTAAGTGGAAAAAATCTAGGGAGTAACGCCTGGGTGATTGGCCCAGAGCTAACAGCTGACGCGCATGCGGTGTTGGCCAATGATCCACACCTAAGTACTCAGATCCCTTCCCAATGGTACGCCTTACAAATTCATACGAGGCGCTTAAACGTGCAAGGGATGAGTTTAGTCGGTCTTCCTTTTGTTATGCTGGGCAGCAATACAAATATCGCATGGGGCGCCACGAACATGATGGCGGATACCATGGATCTATACTTTGAACGCACATCCTATGATGCTGGCGAGAAATACCTTTCGAGTGAAGGATGGAAACCATTCCATGAACGTGAAGAGATTATATCGGTACGAGCTGATTTCCCGCATTTTTTAAGAACACCCCTTAAGCCTGTTAAGCTCAAGGTGCGAGAAACCGAGCGCGGCCCACTAATTTCTGATTTGTTTCATGCGTTTTCTATGCCGGTATCGCTTAGCTGGACGGGGCTTCAAAAAGGGGATACCTCCTTTGAGGCTTTTTTGGCATTACAGTATGCAGAGAACTGGAAGCAATTTTCCAACGCGATGAAATTACATGTCTCGCCTGCAATGAATATGCTTTACATTGATAGCAATCAAAATATCGGCTATCGAGCTATTGGAGCCGTGCCACTCAGACGTGCAGAGGTGGGGATGTTTCCAACAGAAGGTTGGTTAGCCACCAACGCATGGAATGGGTATATACCCTTTGACGAAATGCCGAGTGCTTATAACCCAGAGTCATCAATTATTGTTTCTGCCAACAACAAAATTGTAGATGATGATTTTCCCTATTATATCTCCAATGACTGGGCGCCACGGTTCAGGGCTCAAAGAATAGAAACACTTATAAATAATAGCCTGGATACTAAAGGTAAGATCGACCGTAGTGATATCAAGCAACTGCAGTTGGATACCAGAGATGAATCAGCGCGTGCATTGAAGGGGCTCTTAGAACACGTCACGTTTGCTGATGATGATATGCAAAAAATGGCAGATTACATCGTTGCCTGGGACCAAGTCGCGGATATCGAAAGTGTCGGGGCAACTGCTTATTACACCTGGGTGCGGCATTTAAAAAGTCGGCTATTAATCGATGACTTTAAGAGCTATTGGAACGAGAGAGAGCTAAGGCAACAGCAACGAGAATTTTTGCAGGAGCTGGAAACCGCTGAGCTCGTACGTCTGATGGAAGACGAATCGCTGGATTGGTGTGACGACCAGAGCACCGTGACTGTCGAGGCGTGCGCCGAAACGGTTGAAAGCGCTCTTAGGGATGCTTATGTCGAGTTAAAAGGGCTGCTAGGCGGTGATGTTGAAAATTGGGCATGGGGGAATGCTCATACAGTTGAATTTGAGCATATGCCATTCAGTAGCGTAAAGGGTTTGGATTTATTGTTTTCCCGAAAGGCTGTACGTGGCGGGGCTCCCGATGCTGTTAACGTGTCTGGTTTTAAATTTTTTACGGACCAAGGCTATAGGCAGAAAGTCGGTGCAACTTTTAGGCAGATTGTCAGTTTTGGAAACAACGGCGGGGAGCAGGAGTACGTGATCGCTACGGGACAATCTGGGAACGTTTTTAGCGAGCATTATGACGATATGCTTTCATCGATGGCTAAAGGTCAATTTTACGTTTTTCATAATAAATACGTTGGTGCGTGTGAACTACGATGTGTTCGCATCTTGGCGGGAAATAATAATCTATGA
- a CDS encoding chlorinating enzyme — MKKFSLTAEELESFRKNGYAGPFDLYEEAEIIEKYKAIRPKLFDRSHAAYDLDNKSVISGYDRHLDINELSEHISRREIVDRLEGILGPDIICWRSEMFPKYPGDEGTDWHQADTFAHASGKKQIVWPTNTDFGGAITVWTALTEASEENGCLRFIPGTHEEMFYDESKGMKYAPEEVNKLDKDGVKRGFFGYDYRNLQKDPSFKPDESKAVSIEMRAGQFIIFWSTLMHSSLPNTTQNRTRLGYASRYVPASVSVYPDVSSFEEYGSEISLDRFGVVVVSGNDPSKHNRVVRENLRGYAFAS; from the coding sequence ATGAAAAAGTTTAGTTTAACCGCAGAAGAGCTGGAATCATTCCGAAAGAATGGGTACGCAGGTCCCTTTGATTTGTACGAGGAAGCTGAAATTATAGAAAAATACAAGGCGATCCGTCCGAAGCTGTTTGATCGCTCTCATGCGGCGTATGATTTGGATAATAAAAGCGTAATTTCTGGGTATGATCGCCATCTGGATATCAATGAGCTGAGTGAGCATATTAGTCGGCGAGAAATTGTAGATCGATTAGAAGGTATTCTTGGCCCGGATATTATCTGTTGGCGTTCCGAAATGTTCCCTAAATATCCTGGAGATGAAGGTACAGACTGGCATCAAGCGGACACCTTTGCGCATGCATCTGGTAAAAAACAGATTGTCTGGCCGACGAATACAGATTTTGGTGGAGCAATAACCGTTTGGACGGCACTGACCGAGGCGAGTGAAGAGAACGGTTGTCTCCGATTTATACCTGGTACGCATGAAGAAATGTTTTATGACGAAAGTAAAGGTATGAAATATGCGCCAGAAGAGGTAAACAAACTCGATAAAGACGGCGTTAAGCGCGGATTTTTTGGGTATGACTACCGGAACCTGCAAAAGGACCCAAGTTTTAAACCGGACGAATCGAAGGCCGTTTCTATAGAAATGCGGGCCGGTCAGTTCATTATATTTTGGTCTACTTTGATGCACTCTTCGCTACCAAATACGACACAGAATAGAACGCGCCTGGGCTATGCATCTCGGTACGTTCCCGCTAGTGTCAGCGTATATCCTGATGTTAGCAGCTTCGAGGAATATGGCAGCGAGATATCACTGGATCGTTTTGGCGTTGTAGTCGTATCGGGTAATGATCCTTCAAAGCACAACCGGGTCGTACGCGAAAACCTTCGGGGTTACGCATTCGCAAGCTAA
- a CDS encoding acyl carrier protein, which translates to MNSDEIRKVIVSVLDTKPILKGVSPEADFFDLGASSLTVVDLQLQVEEVLSIEVDTALLMATPTLNGWVKIYIESTPAGAESNDEAATATA; encoded by the coding sequence ATGAATAGCGATGAAATTCGTAAGGTGATCGTTTCCGTTTTGGATACAAAACCTATCTTAAAAGGTGTCTCTCCGGAAGCTGATTTTTTTGATCTAGGAGCATCTTCTTTGACTGTAGTCGATCTGCAGCTTCAGGTAGAGGAGGTGTTATCTATTGAAGTTGATACAGCGCTTCTAATGGCAACCCCAACATTGAATGGGTGGGTGAAAATCTACATAGAGTCGACCCCAGCCGGAGCAGAAAGTAACGATGAAGCTGCAACAGCTACTGCTTAA
- a CDS encoding amino acid adenylation domain-containing protein: protein MTVSANSGVSRRYKTIIEAFEEAVLRHPEKIAVRKQDEILSYLQLHQKSNSVASALISSGVQPDDVVALYLSRSIDLIIAMLGILKAGAAYLPLDKSDPPTRISSILNAARVSVGIGDSGGPDEVQIVEQWVSVRELVELGNEVPNAIFTSATPDNKCYVMFTSGSTGAPKGVVIPHRAVTRLVCNSNYIDIGADDVLVLFSPITFDASTFEIWGALLNGAELVLYSADVFNPKLFHREIDKYGVTILWLTAALFHMVATRYIKLFGGLRVLLAGGDVLYPHVINAVFDSYPDLIIINGYGPTENTTFTCCHAMTTKNRPAESVPIGKPISGTEVFILDSEGNDIFSGDTGELHVAGAGVGLGYISCNATANMDDSENPFYVDEDKASGLLYRTGDLVYRSENGDIFFEGRRDFQVKVRGYRISLEEVRLAIVKIENVDDAIVLVDKLENGDQQLVAYLLKNSVSNLSSDSIKKILAESLPKYMVPDLVCLREDLPINKNGKIDRKNVIELHKRGVPETA from the coding sequence ATGACGGTATCGGCTAACTCAGGCGTAAGCCGCCGTTACAAAACGATCATCGAAGCATTCGAAGAGGCAGTCTTAAGGCACCCGGAAAAAATAGCCGTTCGTAAGCAGGATGAAATCTTAAGTTACCTTCAGTTGCACCAAAAATCCAATTCGGTGGCCAGTGCACTAATATCATCGGGAGTTCAACCCGATGACGTCGTCGCCTTGTATCTATCGCGATCTATCGACTTGATCATTGCCATGTTAGGAATATTGAAAGCCGGAGCAGCTTATTTGCCGTTGGATAAATCTGACCCACCTACGCGCATAAGCAGTATTTTGAATGCGGCGCGCGTTTCTGTCGGGATAGGCGATAGTGGGGGGCCAGACGAGGTGCAGATAGTAGAGCAATGGGTTTCAGTGCGCGAGTTGGTTGAGCTCGGAAACGAAGTCCCCAATGCTATCTTTACCAGTGCTACACCAGATAATAAATGCTACGTAATGTTTACCTCTGGCTCGACAGGAGCGCCAAAGGGTGTCGTTATACCCCACCGCGCCGTAACGCGATTGGTTTGCAATTCAAATTATATTGATATTGGTGCCGACGATGTGTTGGTGCTCTTCTCTCCAATTACTTTTGATGCCTCGACATTTGAGATATGGGGGGCACTACTGAACGGAGCAGAGCTCGTTCTCTATTCTGCTGACGTATTCAATCCCAAACTTTTTCATCGTGAAATTGATAAATATGGCGTGACGATACTCTGGTTGACGGCCGCACTCTTTCATATGGTTGCTACGCGCTATATAAAACTTTTTGGGGGTTTGCGAGTGTTGCTCGCTGGTGGCGATGTACTTTACCCACATGTAATTAATGCAGTGTTTGATAGTTACCCTGATTTAATCATTATCAACGGTTACGGTCCCACCGAGAATACGACATTCACTTGTTGTCACGCTATGACGACCAAGAATAGGCCGGCGGAAAGTGTGCCAATTGGAAAACCGATATCAGGTACTGAGGTATTTATTCTGGATTCAGAGGGCAACGATATTTTTAGCGGCGATACTGGAGAGCTGCACGTTGCGGGGGCCGGTGTGGGGTTGGGCTATATTAGCTGCAATGCCACCGCTAATATGGATGATAGTGAAAACCCGTTTTATGTCGATGAGGACAAGGCATCTGGGCTTCTCTATAGAACGGGTGATCTGGTTTACAGGTCTGAAAATGGTGATATTTTTTTTGAGGGAAGACGCGATTTCCAGGTAAAAGTTCGTGGCTACCGTATTTCGCTAGAAGAAGTGCGACTTGCGATAGTTAAAATAGAGAATGTTGACGACGCTATTGTGTTAGTTGACAAGCTAGAGAATGGCGATCAGCAGCTGGTCGCATACCTACTTAAAAATAGTGTCAGCAATTTATCCTCTGATTCAATAAAGAAAATACTAGCTGAAAGTCTACCGAAATATATGGTTCCAGATCTTGTATGTTTAAGGGAGGATCTTCCTATTAACAAGAATGGGAAAATAGACCGAAAAAATGTTATTGAATTACATAAACGGGGTGTGCCAGAAACTGCTTGA
- a CDS encoding alpha/beta fold hydrolase: protein MRVNKVNTDSGVELHFSVEKCGIERPWLVFVLPFGLEVSSAAAFFTAFQGQFNVLTWQCRLILSDEELKQGQDSFSISQHVNDLNVLLNDQGVERVILVGYCSGAGVSLAYAAAHKDMISQLVLINGDYVILDEADCVTQHGKDVDSLFPLAAMDQKKSAFVLDRINQSDDDGERARLGLNKPFSSPLYFQRYAMNYLSYREANFKELAKSIEHPVLVIASGMDKQANVTSSKRIVECLQNAEFYLDANADHYEPLREGSHILAYLYDYLSRINYDGIG from the coding sequence ATGCGCGTAAATAAAGTCAACACCGACAGCGGGGTTGAACTCCATTTCTCGGTAGAAAAGTGTGGCATCGAACGTCCGTGGTTGGTTTTTGTATTGCCGTTCGGGCTTGAGGTTTCTTCGGCAGCCGCATTTTTTACGGCATTTCAAGGTCAATTTAATGTGTTGACCTGGCAGTGCAGGTTAATTCTAAGCGATGAAGAGCTTAAGCAAGGTCAAGATTCCTTTTCCATATCACAGCATGTCAATGATCTTAATGTACTGCTTAATGATCAGGGTGTAGAGCGTGTCATTTTGGTTGGCTATTGCTCGGGTGCTGGCGTCTCGCTGGCGTATGCTGCCGCACATAAAGATATGATATCCCAGTTGGTGCTAATAAATGGCGACTATGTGATTCTGGATGAGGCGGATTGTGTAACTCAGCATGGCAAAGATGTTGATAGTCTTTTTCCCTTGGCTGCTATGGATCAAAAAAAGTCTGCGTTTGTTTTGGACCGTATAAATCAGAGCGATGACGACGGGGAGCGTGCCAGGCTTGGCTTGAACAAGCCATTCAGTTCGCCACTGTATTTTCAGCGATACGCGATGAATTATTTGTCCTATAGAGAGGCCAATTTTAAAGAATTAGCTAAGTCGATAGAGCACCCCGTGCTAGTGATAGCAAGTGGCATGGATAAGCAGGCTAACGTAACGAGCTCTAAACGAATTGTTGAATGTCTGCAAAATGCAGAGTTCTACCTGGATGCAAATGCAGATCACTACGAGCCTTTGCGGGAGGGGTCTCATATACTCGCCTACCTTTACGATTATTTATCGAGGATTAACTATGACGGTATCGGCTAA
- the greB gene encoding transcription elongation factor GreB, whose translation MSTPLITEEGLTKLKSELDYLWRTERPEVTKKVTWAASLGDRSENADYQYNKKRLREIDRRVRYLRKRIDSLKVVRYAKEQEGSVYFGSWVKIENEAGENKELRIVGYDEIFGEKNYISIDSPMAKALLRKKVGDEAIVKTEVGEFCWEIMEISYR comes from the coding sequence ATGAGTACACCACTAATCACCGAGGAAGGTCTGACTAAGCTTAAATCCGAGCTGGACTATCTATGGCGAACCGAGCGGCCCGAAGTTACAAAGAAAGTTACGTGGGCAGCGAGCTTGGGCGATCGAAGTGAGAATGCTGATTATCAGTATAATAAAAAAAGATTGCGGGAGATAGATCGCAGAGTTCGATACCTTCGTAAACGAATAGACTCGCTGAAAGTAGTGCGTTATGCAAAAGAACAAGAAGGTAGTGTGTATTTTGGTAGTTGGGTAAAAATTGAAAACGAGGCCGGCGAAAATAAAGAGCTTCGCATTGTGGGGTACGATGAAATTTTTGGTGAAAAAAACTATATATCTATTGACTCGCCAATGGCAAAGGCATTGCTTCGTAAAAAAGTGGGGGACGAAGCTATTGTCAAGACCGAGGTGGGTGAATTTTGTTGGGAAATAATGGAGATCTCTTATCGATGA
- a CDS encoding HD-GYP domain-containing protein, which translates to MAKTVKVHVSDLRVGMFVSKLDRDWLDTPFIMQGFLLEQREDIDIVSEFCEYVWVDVDHRDSGSMHSSNIGSATQARQRNFAEPSVSVEEEHRKTYQTFREARSITRTLLDDIRLGGALNGDTARDVVNDCVQSVIRHPDALLWMAKIREEREYTAEHCLNVCILAIAFGRQLGMDEADLHNLGFCGLLHDVGKVRVPREVVDKPARLTTKEMRMMMAHTVHGRNLLISGKNIYSGAIDVAYSHHERIDGEGYPRKLPGKGISRFSRIISLVDAYDAMTADRCYAPAKTSTEALKIIYNERGKQFDEELAVKFIETIGLYPAGSLVELYSGEVGIVIESNTRFRHLPRVILLLDSEKQPLQKELVKDLVNIEKGELPRKYLIKQVWRDGSFDIRLRDYQKKGLILKR; encoded by the coding sequence ATGGCAAAAACTGTCAAAGTGCATGTCAGCGACTTGCGGGTCGGGATGTTTGTTTCAAAACTGGATCGCGACTGGCTCGATACGCCATTTATTATGCAAGGCTTTCTGCTCGAACAGCGGGAAGATATCGATATTGTTTCTGAGTTTTGCGAGTACGTTTGGGTCGACGTCGACCATCGTGACTCAGGTAGCATGCATAGCTCCAATATCGGGTCAGCGACTCAGGCTCGCCAGCGTAATTTTGCCGAACCTAGTGTCTCTGTGGAGGAAGAGCATCGCAAAACCTACCAGACCTTCCGCGAAGCGCGTAGTATCACGCGTACTCTACTCGACGATATTCGTCTCGGCGGTGCACTAAATGGTGATACCGCGCGGGATGTGGTGAACGACTGTGTTCAGTCAGTTATTCGCCACCCAGATGCGTTGCTGTGGATGGCGAAAATCCGCGAAGAACGCGAATACACCGCTGAACATTGTTTGAACGTCTGTATTTTGGCAATAGCCTTTGGTCGTCAATTGGGGATGGACGAAGCGGATCTGCACAATTTGGGGTTTTGCGGTTTATTACACGATGTTGGCAAGGTGCGCGTGCCGCGCGAAGTGGTAGACAAGCCCGCTAGGCTAACCACTAAAGAAATGCGCATGATGATGGCCCACACGGTACATGGCCGCAACCTGTTGATATCAGGTAAAAATATCTACTCCGGGGCAATCGACGTGGCCTACAGCCACCATGAGCGAATAGATGGTGAAGGCTACCCGCGCAAATTACCCGGTAAAGGTATATCGCGGTTTTCGCGAATTATTTCTCTTGTCGATGCCTACGATGCAATGACCGCCGACCGCTGCTACGCGCCAGCAAAAACCTCTACCGAAGCCTTAAAAATTATTTACAACGAGCGCGGTAAGCAATTCGACGAAGAACTCGCGGTTAAATTTATCGAAACCATCGGCCTATACCCGGCAGGTAGCTTAGTGGAGCTCTATTCCGGCGAAGTCGGAATTGTGATTGAGTCCAACACCCGTTTCCGCCACCTGCCACGCGTCATTCTCTTGCTGGATAGCGAAAAGCAACCACTGCAAAAAGAGCTGGTAAAAGATCTGGTGAATATTGAAAAGGGCGAGTTGCCACGCAAGTATTTAATAAAACAAGTTTGGCGGGACGGTAGCTTTGATATTCGATTGCGGGATTATCAGAAAAAAGGATTGATTCTGAAGCGTTAA
- a CDS encoding amino acid aminotransferase translates to MFESLQPLAADPILGVIAQFNNDPRNNKIDLGVGVYRDEQGNTPILAAVKRAEEMLFAESTTKAYVGPLGNIQFNQLLAGLLLGDAHPSTSSLSLVQTPGGCGALRVAAEFIKRSNPSATIWVSDPTWGNHVPLLGDAGINLRSYPYYDFATHTLKFDEMMSALEEVKPGDLVLLHACCHNPSGTDLSVEQWQAVVDLAQKRGFVPFIDIAYQGFGQDLDSDAYGVRLVCEQLPEAIVAISCSKNFGLYRERVGAVAVLSQAPAVASSHIASIVRGIYSMPPDHGAAIVARILADEDLRNTWVNELTAMRSRIRDMRVSLVGELQKHSLAQRFSHIERQQGMFSFLGLTPEQVAKLADEHAVYMVESSRINLAGLTPTNIPVFADALSRTL, encoded by the coding sequence ATGTTTGAGAGCCTGCAGCCGCTTGCCGCGGACCCGATACTCGGCGTTATTGCACAATTTAATAACGATCCTCGTAACAACAAAATTGATTTGGGGGTGGGTGTTTATCGCGATGAACAAGGTAACACGCCCATACTTGCTGCGGTGAAGCGCGCAGAAGAGATGTTATTTGCGGAGTCCACAACTAAAGCCTATGTCGGGCCGTTGGGAAATATCCAATTTAATCAGCTTCTCGCGGGCTTACTGCTCGGAGATGCGCATCCATCAACGAGTTCACTGTCGCTGGTGCAGACGCCCGGAGGCTGCGGTGCTTTGCGCGTGGCCGCAGAGTTCATTAAGCGATCGAACCCCTCAGCGACTATTTGGGTCAGTGACCCTACCTGGGGTAACCACGTTCCATTGCTGGGGGATGCGGGAATTAATTTGCGCTCTTATCCCTACTACGATTTCGCTACGCATACGTTAAAATTTGATGAAATGATGTCTGCACTGGAAGAAGTCAAGCCTGGCGACCTCGTACTCCTGCATGCATGCTGCCACAACCCCAGCGGGACAGATCTTTCGGTGGAGCAGTGGCAAGCAGTGGTAGATCTTGCACAAAAGCGCGGCTTCGTTCCGTTTATCGACATTGCATACCAGGGCTTCGGACAAGACCTGGATAGCGACGCTTATGGTGTACGTTTAGTCTGCGAGCAATTACCCGAAGCCATCGTTGCCATTTCCTGTTCCAAAAATTTTGGCCTGTATCGTGAACGTGTGGGCGCAGTTGCAGTATTGTCACAGGCGCCTGCGGTAGCGAGTTCTCACATCGCCAGTATTGTTCGCGGAATCTACTCTATGCCGCCGGATCATGGAGCGGCGATCGTTGCCCGAATTTTAGCAGACGAAGATTTGCGGAATACTTGGGTAAATGAGCTGACCGCGATGCGTAGTCGCATTCGAGATATGCGAGTGAGTTTAGTTGGCGAGCTCCAGAAACATAGTCTTGCCCAGCGGTTTTCGCATATCGAGCGACAGCAGGGCATGTTTTCTTTTCTGGGCCTAACTCCCGAGCAAGTGGCCAAACTCGCCGATGAGCACGCGGTGTATATGGTGGAATCTAGCCGGATAAACCTGGCGGGCTTAACACCGACAAATATTCCGGTATTTGCCGACGCCCTGAGTCGCACACTCTAA